The following proteins are co-located in the Stigmatella aurantiaca genome:
- a CDS encoding FecR domain-containing protein — protein sequence MAGSQTPRRQAPFLIGLALILAALPLGYFVFLREPPPPPPVVVKAPPPAPPVEAPAPRKAVQLSLKTIEGTVEVRRGGGPWEAAQRGAPLNPTDAVRTKDASSAVIIGDEAVEVLMSAGTEVSVESLTDELSRILLETGMATTVIRPGKRHTFEVKAAHSDALARAEEASTFTMSNDGAGTVAVGAREGNVEFRGHGKVVIVRAGQQSIVTPTSGGPSEPAPVPTSLLRKISWPDNRRNQRRVTVAGEAEPGSRLELAGQHFSPGPDGKFERSVELKEGENLVRLRAYSVGGTHQEAQKTFKMDTRPPKKLKVDLPWGNPSPSEAPTQTQSP from the coding sequence ATGGCTGGATCCCAGACACCCAGGCGCCAGGCGCCCTTCCTCATCGGGCTCGCGCTGATCCTGGCGGCCCTGCCGCTCGGGTACTTCGTTTTCCTGAGGGAGCCCCCTCCACCGCCCCCGGTGGTGGTGAAGGCTCCGCCCCCCGCGCCCCCCGTGGAGGCGCCCGCGCCGCGCAAGGCCGTGCAGCTGTCGCTCAAGACGATCGAGGGCACGGTGGAGGTGCGCCGGGGTGGGGGTCCCTGGGAAGCGGCCCAGCGCGGGGCGCCGCTCAATCCCACGGACGCGGTGCGCACCAAGGATGCGTCCTCGGCGGTCATCATCGGCGACGAGGCGGTGGAGGTGCTCATGAGCGCCGGCACCGAGGTGTCCGTGGAGTCCCTGACGGACGAGCTGTCGCGCATCCTGCTCGAGACCGGTATGGCGACGACCGTCATCCGCCCGGGCAAGCGTCACACCTTCGAAGTGAAGGCGGCCCACAGCGACGCGCTGGCGCGCGCCGAGGAGGCCAGCACCTTCACCATGAGCAATGACGGGGCGGGCACCGTGGCGGTGGGGGCCCGCGAGGGCAACGTGGAGTTCCGGGGCCATGGCAAGGTGGTCATCGTCCGGGCGGGCCAGCAGTCCATCGTGACGCCCACCAGCGGGGGGCCCTCGGAGCCCGCGCCGGTCCCCACCAGCCTGCTGCGCAAGATTTCCTGGCCCGACAACCGCCGCAACCAGCGCCGCGTCACGGTGGCTGGGGAGGCCGAGCCGGGCAGCCGGTTGGAGCTGGCAGGCCAGCACTTCTCCCCCGGCCCGGATGGGAAGTTCGAGCGCAGCGTGGAGCTCAAGGAGGGCGAGAACCTCGTGCGGCTCCGCGCCTACTCCGTGGGGGGGACCCACCAGGAGGCCCAGAAGACGTTCAAGATGGACACCCGGCCTCCCAAAAAGCTCAAGGTGGATCTCCCCTGGGGCAATCCCTCACCCTCGGAGGCCCCCACACAGACGCAGAGTCCATAA
- a CDS encoding TolB family protein, which yields MLRLFLVFLGVLAGGAQAEGVGAPLVGTRRAVNAGPGHQFEAHVSGSWAVYTHWMQGVSEIRWHELSTGEQGVIPDSSGFDVVADVSGDGVVFTRVTSASSVFFYDLKQRGPPVELAPRPSARRRGAVIGQRTVAWQDYSYAPQTLQPEIATVDLESGVLTRLTDDDLPDRTPMVSPDGRVIVWTKCAQPFDCDIWEAVAGEVGFKTRALTGPQGDESQPQTNGEVVVYTSRRIEQGTPTQDIYWQAVGGGAEYRLALPGLDSRPVLSGSLLAFEWRDPAAPFPNPEIMLFDLRTHTLYALTNTFRGESLNDIGMDARGRVHVLWTTQENGFDVRALTFQQPVGDGRDNPSGCPGLRAACVDPGERPLLSSVTLRRFSGAPQRFQALFPASGQGLLCVDNGHEGTATALGWVKINGTAVLDPSAFQKETQLLAKQVALDGRVQLEALIDGPSGGAFRMRLYDDSKGSTPCQEPFPGEELLPGKSVAPQVWGVAEPVERDVLSETPQVAHGGCSQGGGGPMALAVWLGLVGLAGPWRVLVRARRGRSAPPAR from the coding sequence ATGTTGCGACTCTTTCTCGTTTTCCTGGGCGTTCTAGCGGGAGGTGCCCAGGCCGAAGGCGTGGGGGCGCCCCTGGTGGGCACCCGCCGGGCGGTGAATGCCGGTCCGGGCCACCAGTTCGAGGCGCACGTGAGCGGCTCGTGGGCCGTGTACACGCACTGGATGCAGGGCGTCAGTGAGATCCGCTGGCACGAGCTGTCCACGGGCGAGCAAGGGGTCATCCCGGACAGCAGCGGCTTTGACGTGGTCGCCGACGTGAGCGGTGACGGGGTGGTCTTCACGCGGGTGACGTCGGCCAGCTCTGTCTTCTTCTACGACTTGAAGCAGCGGGGGCCTCCGGTGGAGCTCGCCCCACGGCCCTCTGCCCGCCGGCGGGGGGCGGTGATCGGCCAGCGCACCGTGGCGTGGCAGGACTACTCCTACGCGCCGCAGACCTTGCAGCCGGAGATCGCCACCGTGGATCTGGAGAGCGGTGTGCTCACGCGCCTGACGGACGATGATCTGCCGGACCGCACCCCCATGGTGAGCCCCGATGGGCGGGTCATCGTCTGGACGAAGTGTGCCCAGCCGTTCGACTGCGACATCTGGGAGGCGGTGGCGGGGGAGGTGGGGTTCAAGACGCGGGCGCTGACGGGCCCGCAGGGGGACGAGTCTCAGCCGCAGACCAATGGCGAGGTGGTGGTCTACACGAGCCGGCGCATCGAGCAGGGGACGCCCACCCAGGACATCTACTGGCAGGCCGTCGGAGGGGGGGCGGAGTACCGCCTGGCGCTGCCCGGCCTGGACTCCCGCCCCGTGCTCAGCGGCTCGCTGCTCGCCTTCGAGTGGAGGGATCCGGCGGCGCCGTTCCCCAACCCGGAGATCATGCTCTTCGATCTGAGGACGCACACGCTCTACGCCCTCACGAACACCTTCCGCGGCGAGTCCCTCAACGACATCGGCATGGACGCGCGCGGCCGGGTCCATGTGCTGTGGACCACGCAGGAGAACGGGTTCGACGTGCGGGCGCTGACCTTCCAGCAGCCGGTGGGGGACGGGCGGGACAACCCCTCGGGTTGTCCGGGGCTCAGGGCGGCATGCGTGGACCCAGGGGAGCGGCCGTTGCTGTCCTCCGTGACGCTGCGTCGCTTCAGTGGGGCCCCCCAGCGGTTCCAGGCGCTGTTTCCCGCCTCCGGCCAGGGCCTGCTGTGCGTGGACAATGGCCATGAGGGGACGGCCACCGCCCTGGGCTGGGTGAAGATCAACGGCACCGCCGTGCTGGATCCCTCCGCGTTCCAGAAGGAGACCCAGCTCCTGGCCAAGCAGGTGGCGCTCGATGGCCGCGTGCAGTTGGAGGCCCTCATCGATGGGCCCTCGGGAGGCGCCTTCCGCATGCGCCTCTATGACGATTCGAAGGGCAGCACGCCCTGTCAGGAGCCCTTCCCGGGGGAGGAGCTCCTGCCGGGAAAGAGCGTCGCGCCTCAGGTGTGGGGGGTGGCCGAACCCGTGGAGAGGGACGTCCTGAGCGAGACGCCCCAGGTTGCCCACGGCGGCTGCAGCCAGGGCGGAGGCGGGCCCATGGCACTGGCCGTGTGGCTGGGGCTGGTGGGGCTCGCGGGGCCCTGGCGCGTGCTGGTGCGCGCGCGCCGGGGGAGATCCGCCCCCCCTGCACGATAG
- a CDS encoding sensor histidine kinase → MKLYQQLVLFMLAATVLPLALVGFLVLSRAEQALSERISAEQRALATATAEGVAAELMETVDAVARVAELIDWQSADEEEARGALSLLYNQSTALSAVLRLDAEGRLQGQPIFQAEGGGEHPAFDPRQVERLARAVPVQTLRHGGKGEAALGQAYPLGEGGMAAVAVAVKLGQGEAAPFALAEIVFRDLEDLLRRRAEGLLGRMDLVDGSGRILASTLPERRLQPLEEAIAQRLPQGGEKTAQSFRVGDPVLRVSTARVPEGLGFHVVLSVAEADALAPVRSLRRTVLMSIGLALLVLLALGGLFTRRINQRLSDVVAGAEAFGRGELDRRVKVEGSDELSALATTFNHMGAELETARARLMRWNDDLRLRVDEALADLRTAQAQLVETQKLAAVGQLGAGVAHELNNPLAGILGYVQLMLMSRPDSDPDLDMLRKIEGSAKRCKEITQNLLRFSQQRERTDLRAVDLNTVVRDALTLTENQVQAEGITLALELAPQGVRVMADSGQTSQAILALVSNARTAMQKSPAKTLTVRTGEREGRGFFEVEDTGKGISPEHRNRIFEPFFTTKDVWSNVGLGLSVTYRVVTEAGGSIDVRSEPGKGSCFTVWLTKA, encoded by the coding sequence ATGAAGCTGTACCAACAGCTCGTGCTCTTCATGCTGGCGGCCACCGTGCTGCCCCTGGCGCTGGTGGGCTTCCTGGTGCTGTCGCGCGCGGAGCAAGCGCTGTCCGAGCGCATCTCCGCCGAGCAGCGGGCGCTGGCCACCGCCACCGCCGAGGGCGTGGCCGCCGAGCTGATGGAGACGGTGGACGCGGTGGCGCGCGTGGCGGAGCTCATCGACTGGCAGAGCGCCGACGAGGAGGAAGCCCGGGGCGCCCTGTCGCTGCTCTACAACCAGTCCACCGCGCTGAGCGCCGTGCTGCGGCTGGACGCGGAGGGCCGCCTCCAGGGCCAGCCCATCTTCCAGGCGGAGGGCGGCGGCGAGCACCCGGCGTTCGATCCGCGGCAGGTGGAGCGGCTGGCCCGGGCCGTTCCCGTGCAGACCCTGCGGCATGGCGGCAAGGGCGAGGCGGCCCTGGGACAGGCCTACCCCCTCGGGGAGGGCGGCATGGCGGCGGTGGCCGTCGCCGTGAAGCTGGGCCAGGGCGAGGCGGCGCCGTTCGCCCTGGCGGAGATCGTCTTCCGGGATCTGGAGGATCTGCTGCGGCGCCGGGCCGAGGGCCTGCTCGGGCGGATGGACCTGGTGGACGGCTCGGGCCGCATCCTGGCGAGCACGCTCCCGGAGCGGCGGCTCCAGCCCCTGGAGGAGGCCATCGCCCAGCGGCTGCCCCAGGGCGGCGAGAAGACCGCCCAGAGCTTCCGGGTGGGAGATCCCGTCCTCCGGGTGAGCACGGCGCGCGTGCCGGAGGGGCTCGGCTTCCACGTGGTGCTGTCGGTGGCCGAGGCGGATGCGCTCGCGCCCGTGCGGTCCCTTCGGCGCACCGTGCTGATGTCCATTGGCCTGGCCCTGCTGGTGCTGCTGGCGCTCGGGGGGCTCTTCACCCGCCGCATCAACCAGCGCCTCTCGGACGTGGTGGCCGGCGCGGAGGCCTTTGGCCGGGGCGAGCTCGACCGGCGCGTGAAGGTGGAGGGCAGCGACGAGCTGAGCGCGCTGGCGACGACGTTCAACCACATGGGGGCCGAGCTGGAGACGGCGCGCGCCCGGTTGATGCGCTGGAACGATGACCTGCGCCTCCGGGTGGACGAGGCCCTGGCGGACCTGAGGACCGCCCAGGCCCAGCTCGTGGAGACGCAGAAGCTGGCGGCGGTGGGCCAGCTCGGCGCGGGCGTGGCGCACGAGCTCAACAACCCCCTGGCCGGCATCCTCGGCTACGTGCAGCTCATGCTCATGAGCCGTCCGGACAGCGATCCGGACCTCGACATGCTCCGGAAGATCGAAGGCAGCGCCAAGCGCTGCAAGGAGATCACCCAGAACCTGCTGCGCTTCTCCCAGCAGCGCGAGCGCACGGACCTGCGCGCCGTGGACCTCAACACCGTGGTGCGTGACGCGCTCACCCTCACCGAGAACCAGGTCCAGGCCGAGGGCATCACCCTGGCGCTGGAGCTGGCGCCCCAGGGCGTGCGCGTCATGGCCGACTCGGGCCAGACGTCCCAGGCCATCCTCGCCCTGGTCTCCAACGCGCGCACCGCGATGCAGAAGAGCCCCGCCAAGACGCTCACCGTGCGCACGGGTGAGCGCGAGGGCCGGGGCTTCTTCGAGGTGGAGGACACCGGCAAGGGCATCTCCCCCGAGCACCGCAACCGCATCTTCGAGCCCTTCTTCACCACCAAGGATGTGTGGTCCAATGTGGGACTGGGCTTGTCGGTGACGTACCGGGTCGTCACCGAGGCCGGAGGCTCCATCGATGTGAGGAGCGAGCCAGGCAAGGGCTCGTGTTTTACCGTCTGGCTCACGAAGGCGTGA
- a CDS encoding response regulator, whose translation MSELRHTLLLVDDEADVLDILVRMFQRQYRVLTATSGQEALSILRTQSVDVLVTDQRMPEMTGIELVAAARAEGIDVTALLLTGYTDPEDIIAAINQGQVYRYITKPWEVNDLLITVKNAVEYTQLRRDKERLLRQLHQRVEALFVLYEVSRASASDPPSYEAIIDRVLSAVARVLPYDCGAALIAPDDSRSAILRLRCLGTVGEKALLGVKESMLGAYRRSSGQLLPEDRLTTRVTGTISQDASAPSVYPSQLTVSLVAGGRPVGMLSLFSQRLQAFTEDDGVLLDTLANQTADAIQSLRAVEDEARRRIERMVEAMADGVLLTDEQNAIVVINPAARRLLRVTEEVSALTGQMLEERLGFQPSELIRGWEYSGSQMLQEEVELFDRHIQCTVTPVNDARGTLKGVCVVLRDVTEQKMLEERKDEFVSMVSHELRTPLTSISGALDLVLNFLAGDINEKQQRYLFMARESTEKLNSLVDDLLDLAKFAKGRLRMNFELTYLDELVRRAAEKYGPAFQERRVKVLMTLPQHGLRVLADPSRFNQVLNNLLTNAVKFTPEGGEVRLELRATSALPGYVALSCWNSGEPIAEEALERIFDRFEQARTASNRTVRGTGLGLAICRHIVEAHGGHIWCEPSTEGVRFVTVVPVEPPAELLKPEGSETPAAPPAPKRAEPRGRLLVIEGEGELGFIIKGLLLSRGYAVRLAGSAEEGISAARTSHPDAILVAVRLPDVDGLRLAEILRHDPETRRTPLLVTSSFDERQRAFRSGADAFLLRPLMADKLLATVDSLVRGRTGQQHGRVLVVDDDPKIGSICSEVLASLGFEVAVAGSLDEARRSLRERRPDVILLDVGLPDGDGFVFIEEIKAERASGHISVIFISARAETALKIRALKLGGDDYITKPFDALELGARVESVLRRKEQELSASPTTQLPGSNAIEREVQRRLMTRRPFAFCYLDLDNLKAYNDYYGFAKADGVVRQTGDLLREIFAQEGVQGDFLGHVAGDDFVFISSPESVDSICQRAIEAFDRIIPLYYDRQDRERGHIEAEDRFGEKRKFPIMSVSIVAVMSDGVTHDHAELARRAADMKKRAKAIQGSIYLRSDREQESRIITG comes from the coding sequence TTGTCCGAACTCCGACACACCCTGCTTCTCGTCGATGACGAGGCGGACGTGCTGGACATCCTCGTGCGGATGTTCCAGCGCCAGTACCGCGTCCTCACAGCCACTTCCGGCCAGGAAGCGCTGTCCATTCTGAGGACCCAGTCGGTCGACGTCCTCGTCACCGATCAGCGGATGCCCGAGATGACGGGCATCGAGCTCGTGGCGGCCGCCCGGGCGGAGGGAATCGACGTCACCGCGCTGCTGCTCACCGGGTACACGGACCCGGAGGACATCATCGCCGCCATCAACCAGGGGCAGGTGTACCGCTACATCACCAAGCCCTGGGAGGTGAACGATCTCCTCATCACCGTGAAGAACGCGGTGGAGTACACCCAGCTGCGAAGGGACAAGGAGCGGCTGCTGCGCCAGCTCCACCAGCGCGTGGAGGCCCTCTTCGTCCTCTACGAGGTCAGCCGGGCGAGCGCCTCGGACCCGCCGAGCTACGAGGCCATCATCGACCGCGTGCTCAGCGCGGTGGCGCGCGTGCTGCCGTACGACTGCGGCGCGGCGCTCATTGCCCCGGATGACTCGCGCAGCGCCATCCTGCGCCTGCGCTGCCTGGGCACCGTGGGCGAGAAGGCCCTGCTGGGCGTCAAGGAGTCCATGCTGGGCGCCTACCGGCGCAGCTCGGGGCAGCTCCTGCCCGAGGACCGGCTCACCACGCGCGTGACGGGCACCATCTCGCAGGATGCGAGCGCGCCGTCTGTGTACCCCAGCCAGCTCACCGTGTCCCTGGTGGCCGGCGGGCGGCCCGTGGGCATGCTGTCGCTGTTCTCGCAGCGCCTCCAGGCGTTCACCGAGGACGACGGGGTGCTGCTGGACACGCTGGCCAACCAGACCGCGGACGCCATCCAGTCCCTGCGCGCGGTGGAGGACGAGGCCCGCCGGCGCATCGAGCGCATGGTGGAGGCCATGGCCGACGGCGTGCTGCTCACCGATGAGCAGAACGCCATCGTCGTCATCAACCCCGCGGCGCGCCGGCTCCTGCGGGTGACCGAAGAGGTGTCGGCGCTCACCGGGCAGATGCTGGAGGAGCGCCTGGGCTTCCAGCCCTCGGAGCTCATCCGCGGCTGGGAGTACAGCGGCTCGCAGATGCTCCAGGAGGAAGTGGAGCTGTTCGACCGGCACATCCAGTGCACGGTGACGCCGGTGAACGACGCACGCGGCACGCTCAAGGGCGTGTGCGTGGTGCTGCGGGACGTCACCGAGCAGAAGATGCTGGAGGAGCGCAAGGACGAGTTCGTCTCCATGGTGAGCCACGAGCTGCGCACCCCGCTCACCTCCATCTCCGGCGCGCTGGACCTGGTGCTCAACTTCCTGGCCGGGGACATCAACGAGAAGCAGCAGCGCTACCTGTTCATGGCGCGCGAATCCACGGAGAAGCTCAACTCGCTCGTGGATGACCTGCTGGACCTGGCGAAGTTCGCCAAGGGCCGGCTGCGGATGAACTTCGAGCTGACGTACCTGGACGAGCTGGTGCGCCGCGCGGCCGAGAAGTACGGCCCCGCGTTCCAGGAGCGGCGGGTCAAGGTGCTCATGACGCTGCCCCAGCACGGCCTGCGCGTGCTGGCGGACCCCTCGCGCTTCAACCAGGTGCTCAACAACCTGCTCACCAACGCGGTGAAGTTCACCCCGGAGGGCGGCGAGGTCCGGCTGGAGCTGCGGGCGACGTCCGCGCTGCCCGGCTACGTGGCGCTCTCGTGCTGGAACAGCGGCGAGCCCATCGCCGAGGAGGCCCTGGAGCGCATCTTCGACCGCTTCGAGCAGGCCCGCACCGCATCCAACCGCACCGTGCGCGGCACGGGGCTGGGGCTGGCCATCTGCCGCCACATCGTCGAGGCCCACGGAGGGCACATCTGGTGCGAGCCCAGCACCGAGGGGGTGCGCTTCGTCACCGTGGTGCCGGTGGAGCCGCCGGCCGAGCTCCTCAAGCCCGAGGGCAGCGAGACGCCCGCCGCGCCGCCCGCCCCCAAGCGCGCCGAGCCGCGCGGCCGGCTGCTCGTCATCGAGGGCGAGGGGGAGCTGGGCTTCATCATCAAGGGGCTGCTCCTGAGCCGCGGCTATGCCGTGCGCCTGGCGGGCTCCGCGGAGGAGGGCATCAGCGCAGCCCGCACCTCGCACCCGGACGCCATCCTGGTGGCGGTGCGGCTGCCGGACGTGGATGGGCTGCGGCTGGCCGAGATTCTCCGGCATGACCCCGAGACGCGGCGCACGCCGCTGCTCGTGACGAGCTCGTTCGACGAGCGTCAGCGCGCGTTCCGCTCCGGCGCGGATGCCTTCCTGCTGCGCCCGCTGATGGCCGACAAGCTCCTGGCCACGGTGGACTCGCTGGTGCGCGGCCGCACCGGCCAGCAGCACGGGCGCGTGCTGGTGGTGGACGACGATCCGAAGATCGGCAGCATCTGCTCCGAGGTGCTCGCCAGCCTGGGCTTCGAGGTGGCGGTGGCCGGCTCGCTGGACGAGGCCCGCCGCTCCCTGCGCGAGCGCCGGCCCGACGTCATCCTCCTGGACGTGGGCCTGCCGGATGGGGACGGCTTCGTCTTCATCGAGGAGATCAAGGCCGAGCGCGCCAGCGGCCACATCTCCGTCATCTTCATCTCCGCCCGCGCGGAGACGGCGCTGAAGATCCGCGCCCTGAAGCTGGGCGGGGACGACTACATCACCAAGCCCTTCGACGCGCTGGAGCTGGGCGCGCGCGTGGAGAGCGTGCTGCGGCGCAAGGAGCAGGAGCTGAGCGCCTCGCCCACCACGCAGCTGCCGGGCTCCAACGCCATCGAGCGCGAGGTGCAGCGCCGGTTGATGACCCGCCGTCCGTTCGCCTTCTGCTACCTCGACCTGGACAACCTCAAGGCCTACAACGACTACTACGGCTTCGCGAAGGCCGACGGCGTGGTGCGCCAGACGGGCGACCTGCTCCGGGAAATCTTCGCCCAGGAGGGCGTCCAGGGAGACTTCCTCGGCCACGTGGCGGGCGATGACTTCGTCTTCATCTCGTCGCCGGAGTCCGTGGACAGCATCTGCCAGCGGGCCATCGAGGCGTTCGACCGCATCATCCCGCTCTACTACGACCGGCAGGACCGCGAGCGGGGCCACATCGAGGCGGAGGACCGCTTCGGCGAGAAGCGCAAGTTCCCCATCATGAGCGTCTCCATCGTCGCGGTGATGAGCGACGGGGTGACCCATGACCATGCGGAGCTGGCGCGGCGCGCCGCGGACATGAAGAAGCGGGCCAAGGCCATTCAGGGGTCCATCTACCTGCGCAGCGACCGCGAGCAGGAGAGCCGGATCATCACCGGATGA